The following proteins come from a genomic window of Miscanthus floridulus cultivar M001 chromosome 2, ASM1932011v1, whole genome shotgun sequence:
- the LOC136539219 gene encoding uncharacterized protein, with protein MAPTVPCFRSPRGQCAAITISSSSSSGSDQSVTNTLVILSSATFSTSSVVIVRDSSASRGGDEARGGQRSAPRHRRSPSAVPIHSPTAVTAASFANGGRHVATTTSRRTTAAPPHQCPSPCSVLSVRAPGVVVPALPSSGGGDGDDDEATSRPKRKYRKWDTDDERKVLSTLAELRRDNLGVPPQASVLLKKICDDGGLHRRGVDATELSDKVSKLKKKFLKAAAKVAAGGRRLRKYRNQVLFETSMEAWPDLLPRDVAAAVQVQVARAAGRRGNDARARL; from the coding sequence ATGGCACCAACCGTCCCCTGCTTCCGTTCCCCACGCGGCCAGTGCGCCGCCATCACcatctcctcctcgtcctcctctggatCCGATCAATCTGTTACCAACACTCTCGTCATCCTGTCCTCGGCGACCTTCTCCACCAGCTCCGTCGTCATCGTTCGAGACTCATCCGCCAGCCGTGGCGGCGACGAGGCCAGGGGCGGGCAGAGGAGCGCGCCGCGGCACCGGCGTTCGCCCTCCGCCGTGCCCATACATTCGCCAACCGCCGTCACCGCAGCTTCATTCGCCAACGGAGGCAGACACGTGGCCACGACCACGAGCCGGCGGACGACGGCGGCGCCGCCGCACCAGTGCCCGTCGCCGTGCTCTGTTTTGTCCGTCCGCGCACCAGGCGTCGTCGTCCCAGCCCTTCCCTCCagcggtggcggcgacggcgacgatgaCGAGGCCACCAGCCGGCCGAAGAGGAAGTACCGAAAGTGGGACACCGACGACGAGCGCAAGGTCCTCTCCACCCTGGCCGAGCTCCGCAGGGACAACTTGGGCGTGCCCCCCCAGGCCTCGGTGCTTCTCAAGAAGATCTGCGACGACGGCGGGCTCCATCGCCGTGGCGTGGATGCCACAGAGCTTTCCGATAAGGTGTCCAAGCTGAAGAAAAAGTTCCTGAAGGCCGCTGCCAAGGTCGCTGCCGGCGGCAGGCGCCTTCGCAAATACCGCAACCAGGTGCTCTTCGAGACATCCATGGAGGCGTGGCCGGATCTGCTGCCTCGCGACGTCGCGGCTGCCGTTCAGGTTCAGGTGGCCAGAGCTGCCGGACGCCGCGGAAACGACGCCAGGGCGCGCCTCTGA